In a single window of the Gossypium hirsutum isolate 1008001.06 chromosome A13, Gossypium_hirsutum_v2.1, whole genome shotgun sequence genome:
- the LOC107933260 gene encoding E3 ubiquitin-protein ligase PUB22, with amino-acid sequence MNCPPDFRCPISMEIMKDPVTIVTGVSYERKNIEKWFFVYNKKTCPTTMQCVESFDMTPNHTLKRLILAWKETLLARPSTSSSMPQPLIKHDEMVSLFTALESSPFKVSSMKKIRAIVELGDETKSDFIRSGGVEAVVGMLINQFDNSDFVSFQACEEALGILHLLPLSKQDEKSFQLISKPDPMRSIAIILQRGSAEARFYAITIFRKIAKTGFNWNPLLEDQGIDLFKSLLELVYDGICNKASSYALEILFEILSSSKKSRLKAIEAGAICILIELLPDSNRSKSEKMLLLIKLLCESPEGRMAIVDHSLGIPVISKTLLQVSNLATKLGVKILWQVCNFHPTERVLEEMLMYGAVKKMVTLLHLEGRLSSTKKKVLEMLKMHCNSWRRHQCFPCDLKDYLGVK; translated from the coding sequence ATGAATTGTCCACCAGATTTCAGATGCCCCatttccatggaaatcatgaaggATCCGGTCACCATCGTCACCGGAGTCTCTTACGAGCGGAAGAACATCGAGAAATGGTTCTTCGTCTACAACAAGAAGACATGTCCGACCACCATGCAATGCGTCGAGAGCTTCGATATGACCCCGAATCACACCCTCAAACGTCTCATTCTTGCCTGGAAAGAAACACTCTTAGCCCGTCCGTCCACTTCATCGTCTATGCCACAACCGTTGATCAAGCACGACGAGATGGTTTCCCTCTTCACCGCCCTCGAATCATCTCCTTTTAAAGTAAGTTCCATGAAGAAAATCCGAGCAATAGTCGAGTTAGGTGACGAAACAAAGTCCGATTTCATTCGATCCGGCGGGGTGGAGGCTGTTGTTGGAATGCTAATCAATCAGTTCGACAATTCTGATTTCGTTAGCTTTCAAGCATGCGAGGAAGCTTTAGGTATCTTACATTTACTCCCATTATCGAAACAAGACGAAAAATCATTTCAGTTGATATCAAAGCCAGATCCAATGAGATCAATAGCGATCATCCTTCAACGAGGTAGCGCCGAAGCTCGATTTTACGCCATCACCATCTTCCGAAAAATAGCCAAAACCGGCTTTAACTGGAACCCTTTACTTGAAGATCAAGGTATCGACTTGTTCAAATCCTTACTAGAACTAGTCTACGATGGGATATGCAACAAAGCAAGTTCATACGCACTCGAAATCCTTTTCGAAATCCTATCATCATCCAAGAAAAGCCGATTAAAAGCCATCGAAGCCGGCGCCATTTGCATCCTCATCGAGCTTTTACCCGATTCGAACCGATCCAAATCCGAGAAAATGCTGCTTTTAATAAAGCTATTATGCGAGTCACCAGAAGGCAGGATGGCTATAGTGGATCATAGTTTAGGGATACCTGTAATTTCAAAAACCCTATTGCAAGTCTCAAATTTAGCCACTAAACTTGGGGTTAAGATCCTGTGGCAGGTATGTAATTTTCACCCAACGGAAAGGGTATTGGAGGAAATGTTGATGTATGGAGCTGTGAAGAAGATGGTGACATTGTTGCATTTAGAGGGACGATTATCGTCGACTAAAAAAAAGGTGTTGGAGATGTTGAAGATGCATTGTAATTCATGGAGGCGACACCAATGTTTCCCTTGTGATTTGAAGGATTATTTGGGggtaaaatag
- the LOC107933259 gene encoding ent-kaurenoic acid oxidase 1, with protein MDMMGPMWMMIAVLAILGGLKWVLRRVNWWVYETQLGDKRHALPPGDLGWPFIGNMWSFLRAFRSNDPDSFIGSFVSRFGHTGIYKAFMFGNPSVIVTMPETCKRVLNDDDAFKPGWPTSTVELIGKKSFIGISYDEHKRLRHLTAASINGHEALSVYIPYIEENVVSTLEKWSEMGEMEFLTHLRMLTFRIIMFIFLSSESEEVMAALEKEYTDLNHGVRSMAINVPGFAYYKALKARKKLVAVFQSVVNERRNERKTKKWLKKEDMLDALMEVKDEKGETLEDEEIIDIMLMYLNAGHESSAHTTMWATIFLQQHPHFFQKAKAEQERIVKERSTTKKGLTLLEIREMKYLSKVIDETLRLVTFSLTVFREALTDVSINGYVIPKGWKILVWFRSIHLNPQIYPNPKEFNPSRWDDYTAKASTFLPFGAGSRLCPGNDLAKLEIAIFLHHFLLNYELDRVNPEIRVRYLPHTRPADNCLARIKRHNTFSTQER; from the exons ATGGACATGATGGGTCCGATGTGGATGATGATCGCAGTCTTAGCGATATTAGGTGGTTTAAAATGGGTCCTTAGGAGAGTAAATTGGTGGGTTTACGAAACCCAGTTGGGCGATAAACGGCACGCTTTGCCGCCCGGAGATTTGGGGTGGCCTTTTATCGGCAACATGTGGTCTTTTCTCCGAGCTTTCAGGTCCAACGATCCCGATTCTTTCATTGGTTCCTTCGTTTCTAG ATTCGGACACACTGGAATCTACAAGGCCTTCATGTTTGGGAACCCAAGTGTAATCGTTACCATGCCCGAAACATGCAAAAGGGTATTAAACGACGATGATGCATTCAAGCCGGGATGGCCTACTTCCACCGTGGAACTCATTGGCAAGAAATCGTTCATCGGCATTTCTTACGACGAACACAAGCGTCTCCGCCACTTGACAGCGGCTTCCATTAATGGACACGAAGCGTTGTCCGTTTACATCCCGTACATCGAAGAAAACGTGGTATCTACCTTGGAAAAATGGTCCGAAATGGGAGAAATGGAGTTCTTGACTCATCTCCGAATGCTCACTTTTAGGATCATAATGTTCATTTTTCTTAGCTCGGAAAGTGAAGAGGTAATGGCAGCATTAGAGAAGGAATATACCGATCTCAACCATGGAGTTAGATCCATGGCTATCAATGTCCCTGGATTTGCTTACTATAAAGCCCTCAAG GCTCGGAAAAAGCTAGTGGCAGTATTCCAATCGGTGGTGAATGAGAGAAGAAATGAGAGGAAAACAAAGAAGTGGTTAAAGAAGGAAGACATGTTGGATGCATTGATGGAAGTGAAAGACGAGAAAGGTGAAACATTGGAGGATGAAGAAATCATTGACATTATGTTAATGTATCTGAATGCAGGCCATGAATCTTCCGCCCATACCACAATGTGGGCCACTATTTTCCTCCAACAACACCCTCATTTCTTTCAAAAAGCAAAG GCAGAGCAAGAAAGGATAGTGAAAGAAAGATCAACAACCAAAAAGGGTTTAACCCTACTGGAAATTAGGGAAATGAAATATCTTTCTAAG GTGATTGATGAGACACTTCGCTTGGTAACATTTTCGTTGACGGTCTTCCGTGAGGCACTAACAGATGTTAGTATAAACG GTTATGTGATACCCAAAGGATGGAAAATCCTAGTGTGGTTCAGAAGCATTCACTTGAATCCTCAAATTTATCCAAATCCGAAAGAATTTAATCCTTCTCGATGGGAT GATTATACAGCCAAAGCAAGTACTTTCCTTCCCTTTGGAGCAGGAAGTAGATTGTGCCCCGGAAATGATCTTGCCAAGCTTGAAATAGCCATTTTTCTTCATCACTTTCTCCTTAACTACGA GTTGGATCGGGTCAATCCCGAAATTCGGGTTCGGTACCTACCACATACAAGACCTGCAGATAATTGCTTGGCAAGAATCAAGAGACATAACACCTTCTCCACCCAAGAAAGATAA
- the LOC107933258 gene encoding uncharacterized protein yields the protein MNKIQEQIEKAFDSVEEKKKKPLHLRFFQVHRRPVYQLRLPDLHFMDNKKPGNDGTADEVTRESLIAISYSLPDKVVAASKLSSDNSNREKLFERKGSDGDEKYRSELISISYSQSPEGKGSPSTLNGPKH from the exons ATGAATAAAATACAAGAACAAATAGAAAAAGCCTTCGATTCCgttgaggaaaaaaaaaaaaaacctcttcaTCTTCGCTTCTTCCAAGTCCACCGCCGTCCGGTCTATCAATTG AGGCTACCAGATCTTCATTTTATGGATAATAAGAAACCTGGCAATGACGGAACTGCTGACGAAGTGACACGGGAGTCACTCATTGCTATCTCTTACTCGTTACCGGACAAAGTTGTTGCTGCCTCCAAACTCTCGTCCGATAATTCAAACCGTGAAAAGCTGTTCGAAAGAAAAGGTTCCGATGGGGACGAAAAATACAGGTCCGAATTGATCTCAATATCATATTCCCAGTCACCCGAAGGTAAGGGCTCGCCGTCTACGTTGAATGGACCTAAGCATTAG